GCGTGGCGGGAATACCTCTCCGCGCTCGGGGCGATTGCTCCCGCGGCCGCCTCCCGCGGGCAGTCTTTCCAGCTCGCGGCGCAGACCTTCACCGACGACCCTGCTACCGGGAGGAGCCCGTTCTTTGCGGCGTATCACTCCCTGAACCGGATACGCCTCGGCGTCGGGGCGGACAGCCCAATGGCGGAGGTCCCGGCACGCCTGGTGGCGGGGCCGATGGAGTTTCTCTGGTACTACATCAGGAAGGAAGCGGCAGCGAAGCTGCAGGAGGAGTGGGAAGAAGAGGTGGTGCCGGGGGGCGTTGAGCTTCCGACTCCGCAGGCAACGCAGGTTCTCCTCGGGCCGGACGGCCTCGCCTGGAAATTCGCCAAGGGACCCGCGGCCCCCTTCCTGGTGCGCACCGACGGGGGGTTCAAACCGAAAGAGGTGCTCGGTGCGACCCTCCCTCTCGACGGCGCCTTCTTCTCCTTCATGTCCCGCGGCACTAACGTCGTCGCCAGTGCACTCTCCCGGCAGGCGAGCTACACGGTGGGGATAAAGGCGCTTCCGAGCGAGGCGAACCAGGATGCCACGAGCCATCCTCACGCCACCCGTCTCGACCTGCTGTGCGCCGGAAATACCCAGAGTCTCGTGAACCTCAACTACCCCACCGGGAAGACCTTCTACTGGGCGCCGGAAAACTGTTCCGACGTCGTCTTGAAGGTCGAGGTGGGAGACCTGGTCCTCACCAAGCGCTACGGGGGGCCGCGCGGGTTCCCCGCTTTCCTGAACGATTTCCGGGGAGGGAGCCGCACCTTTGCCACCTCCGAGTTTCCCGCCGAAGCGGGCGCCCTGCAAAAACTGGGCATAAAGCATGTGAGGGTCAATTACACCTTCACCGGGAGCGCCCCCGTTCTAAGACAGAGTGCCGCAGCCCAGGCACATGTACCCCGCTCCATAGGCAAATCGTACTAGCCCCCGAGAGCAGTCGCCACATACAGTACAGCCCCCCCCTTCCTCCGGCAGAAGGGAAGGGGGGGGCGTTCAGGTACTATCTTTTCCGGCGGAAGATCCTCTCGTCGATCTAGCCGTCGGCACGCTGGAATTGTGGAGGCGCAAGAGATGGAGATCGCCAAACTGCTCGACCCCATCGCGGGGGAGAGCGCGGCCGGCACGGAGGTGCGCAACGATCCGCTTTTCGAGGCGTTGCAGTCGGAGGTGGAGAAGCTGACGTGCCCCTCCTATGCGGGGATCGTCGACTGGGAAGGGGTGGTGGAGCTTGCATCCGAGATCCTCGCGAAGAAGTCGAAGGACCTGGTGGTCACCAGCTACCTCGCCGTTGCACTCCTCCATACCCGCACCACAGAAGGTGTTCTTCCGGCGCTGCGCCTTTACTACGGCATGCTCGACAACTTTTGGGACGATCTGTACCCGGTGCGGGCAAAGGCGCGGGGGAGAATGCTGTCGGTGGAGTGGTGGCTGGAAAAGACGCTGAAGGCGCTGCAGGGGGGGAAGGTGTCGCTCCCCGCGGGGGAGGAAACGGTCGCCCTCGAGCTGCTGGACAAAATCGAGGCCCTCTTGGTGGAGCGCCTCCCCGGCGCCCCCTCTCTGGAGCCGCTGCGGCGCTATTTCCTGGAGGTCGGAGGGGGCGCGGCCGACAAGGTGGTGCCGGTGGTGCCGGTTGCCTCGGACGTCCGCTCCCCCGAGACACTCGTGCCGGTCCCGCCGCCGGTGGAAAAAACTGAGCTCCCGGCAGTCGGGGGGGAAGATCTCGAGAAGACGCTCGGCGCTCTGATGCGCTGCGCCCTCCTCCTGCGCCGGGGCGAGCCGTGCAACCCGCTCGGCTACCGCCTCCTCCGGAATGCTCTCTGGAGCACCGTGTCGGCATTGCCACCGTCGCTGGAAGGGCGCACCCGTATCGCTGCACCGGATCATCAGCTTGCGGCAACGCTCAGGGAACTGCGGCAGAAGCGCTGCGCCAAGCATCTGCTGGAGGTATCGGAGGAGCGCCTTGCACGGTTCGCGCTCTGGCTCGACCTGAACCGCCTGAGCTTCGAGGCGCTCGGGCACCTCGGTGGCTCCTACCTTTCCGCCCAGGAAGCGGTCGTGCATGAAACCTGTCATCTGCTCCTGCGTCTGCCCGGTCTGGTGGAGCTCTCTTTCTGCGACGGCACCCCTTTTGCCGACGCAGAGACCCGCCGCTGGCTCCGGCAGACCCTCCCGGCGTCAACGCCGCCCTCGCCGCAGGTCGTCCCTTCACAGGAGGTTGCCGAGGGGGATGTGGTCGCGCTCCCCGGCGCGGTCGAGGAGGCGCAGCTCCTGGCTCGCGAGGGGCAGCTCACCGAAGCGGTGCACCTGCTGCACGAAAAGGTACAGGGCTGCCGTTCCGGCCGGGAGAGGCTCGTGTGGCGCCTTTCCCTCCTTGATTTTCTGCTCGGTGTCGGCTGCACCGATATCGCCCTTCCACAGTCGGAGGTGGTGATGAGCGCGCTCGACCGGCACGCGCTGGAGAAGTACGAACCCGGCCTGGCGCTGAGCGGGCTGAAGCTCGCCTACCTGGCACTGCAGGCACAGAAGGAGCCGGCGCAGCAGGAGAGGGCGCAGGGTATCCTCCGGCGGATCGGTCGCCTCGATCCTGCCGAGATGCTGCGGCTGGAAAAGGTGGCAGAGATCCCGAGGGAGTAGGGGGAGGGCGCGGCTGCACATTTAAACGAAGGGACATGCCGGACGTTGTTGCGGTGGGAAAGTCGTCCGGTACTCTTGAAGTGCACAATTACAGGTGGCGCAACCTGAAGGAGAGATGACATGACCGAATATAACATGACGGAAGGGTGTGAGGAGCACAAGTACAGGCACGATGCGCACTCATGCGTGTGGTGTGAGCTGCACGGGCTGAGGAAGGAGATCAGTGAACTGAAGCTCGAGATGAGCGAGCTGAAGAGGCAGGCTAAGGGGGAGCCGCTGGTTCGGACTCAGCTGTGGGGGGCGGGGAGTCACGACCGTGCCTGATGCGAACAGGAGGCGGCTGCCCGAGATAAAAAGAAAGCTGGGAATCTCCCGCGAGATCCCAGCTCTTTTTATTTCCGGGCGGCATTTCCCCTTCTGTGAGATCCGCCAGGCCGGTTACTGTTGCGGCAGGTTTCTT
The DNA window shown above is from Geomonas sp. RF6 and carries:
- the tssA gene encoding type VI secretion system protein TssA — its product is MEIAKLLDPIAGESAAGTEVRNDPLFEALQSEVEKLTCPSYAGIVDWEGVVELASEILAKKSKDLVVTSYLAVALLHTRTTEGVLPALRLYYGMLDNFWDDLYPVRAKARGRMLSVEWWLEKTLKALQGGKVSLPAGEETVALELLDKIEALLVERLPGAPSLEPLRRYFLEVGGGAADKVVPVVPVASDVRSPETLVPVPPPVEKTELPAVGGEDLEKTLGALMRCALLLRRGEPCNPLGYRLLRNALWSTVSALPPSLEGRTRIAAPDHQLAATLRELRQKRCAKHLLEVSEERLARFALWLDLNRLSFEALGHLGGSYLSAQEAVVHETCHLLLRLPGLVELSFCDGTPFADAETRRWLRQTLPASTPPSPQVVPSQEVAEGDVVALPGAVEEAQLLAREGQLTEAVHLLHEKVQGCRSGRERLVWRLSLLDFLLGVGCTDIALPQSEVVMSALDRHALEKYEPGLALSGLKLAYLALQAQKEPAQQERAQGILRRIGRLDPAEMLRLEKVAEIPRE